Proteins encoded in a region of the Anopheles ziemanni chromosome 2, idAnoZiCoDA_A2_x.2, whole genome shotgun sequence genome:
- the LOC131293245 gene encoding zinc carboxypeptidase A 1-like, whose translation MPVQSSGASERTNMQRNVAYFGTVLAVALAFGAVAIEAAEVARYDNYRLYLVTPQSEEQFEAIASMARASDSLIFLETARKVGDRFDIIVAPHKLADFTEALEADYIPHTVLDENVQRSFDVERSRLMNKRAKGVFDWTDYHTLEEIHAWLDKLAKEHREVQLLDAGRSHQNRTLKGVKVSYGEGRPGVFLEGGIHAREWISPATVTYILNELLTSQNPQVRAVAEKFDWYVFPNVNPDGYEYTFKVNRLWRKTRKQYGAFCFGADPNRNWDFHWAEQGTSSNACADTYAGPKAFSEVEMKSLSSFVNSLKGKLGAYIAFHSYSQLLLFPYGHTGEHSPNHQDLNEIAEATVKSLAKRYGTEYEYGNVYDAIYPASGSSVDWSYGVQDVKIAYTYELRPDSGAWNGFVLPPDQIVPTGEETLDSLVTLLEESSARGYYNQKD comes from the coding sequence ATGCCGGTACAGTCGAGtggagcgagcgagcgaacgaacATGCAGCGGAACGTGGCCTACTTCGGAACGGTTCTGGCGGTGGCGTTGGCCTTCGGGGCCGTCGCGATCGAAGCGGCGGAAGTAGCGCGCTACGATAACTACCGGCTCTATCTGGTGACACCCCAGAGCGAGGAACAGTTCGAAGCGATCGCGTCCATGGCTAGGGCGAGCGACAGTCTGATATTCCTCGAGACGGCGCGGAAGGTGGGCGACCGATTCGACATCATTGTGGCACCGCACAAGCTGGCCGACTTCACCGAGGCACTCGAAGCCGACTACATCCCGCACACGGTGCTCGATGAGAACGTGCAGCGATCGTTTGACGTCGAGCGGAGCCGGCTGATGAACAAGCGCGCCAAGGGAGTGTTCGACTGGACGGACTACCACACGCTGGAGGAGATTCATGCCTGGCTGGACAAGCTGGCCAAGGAGCACCGGGAGGTGCAGCTGTTGGACGCGGGTCGCTCCCATCAGAACCGCACGCTCAAGGGTGTAAAGGTGTCGTACGGCGAGGGACGGCCGGGAGTGTTCCTCGAGGGTGGAATACACGCGCGGGAATGGATCTCGCCCGCCACGGTCACGTACATCCTGAACGAGCTGCTCACCAGCCAGAACCCGCAGGTGCGCGCCGTGGCCGAAAAGTTCGACTGGTACGTGTTCCCGAACGTGAACCCCGACGGGTACGAGTACACGTTCAAGGTGAACCGACTGTGGCGCAAGACGCGCAAGCAGTACGGAGCGTTCTGCTTCGGTGCTGACCCCAACCGGAACTGGGACTTCCACTGGGCCGAGCAGGGCACCAGCAGCAATGCCTGCGCGGATACGTACGCTGGACCGAAGGCGTTCTCGGAGGTCGAGATGAAGTCGCTGTCCTCGTTCGTCAACTCGCTCAAGGGCAAGCTTGGCGCGTACATTGCGTTCCACTCGTACTCGCAGCTGCTTCTCTTCCCCTACGGTCACACCGGAGAACACTCGCCGAACCATCAGGATTTGAACGAGATCGCTGAGGCGACGGTGAAGTCGCTGGCAAAACGGTACGGCACCGAGTACGAGTACGGCAATGTCTACGACGCGATCTATCCGGCTAGCGGTTCCAGCGTGGACTGGAGCTACGGTGTACAGGATGTGAAAATCGCCTACACCTACGAGCTGCGACCGGACTCCGGTGCCTGGAACGGGTTCGTGCTGCCACCGGATCAGATTGTGCCGACGGGTGAGGAAACGCTCGACTCCCTCGTCACACTGCTGGAGGAATCCTCGGCCAGGGGTTACTACAACCAGAAGGACTGA